In one window of Mercurialis annua linkage group LG4, ddMerAnnu1.2, whole genome shotgun sequence DNA:
- the LOC126677349 gene encoding protein ALTERED PHOSPHATE STARVATION RESPONSE 1-like isoform X2 translates to MPSPNRQFGWDFFYAFDEVRPDMFNGFGQNFDEDLRAVREKEGIPDLEDDGDKMMSGDKNVRNGDVSLKESGIANARSENHKNLEQKESKGLRVNDGRELLEALKDVEDHLLRCYDSGLDISRMLEANRVPLQSGLEEIKESSNKLIRSITFNRSTSSRSSSSKSLLTSTSTNSSVWTDFKAELFDDFGLEAGSHSLTLGRLYAWEKKLYEEVKTGDQTRKMYERKCSRLRRADTTRNGFPSLDKSTIEIKELQSRISVAIRSVESISDRIQKLRDEELQPQLLELLHGLMRNWKMMLESHETQSRIMLEVKSFNCPAYGKFSNESHRLATLQLEAEIDNWHMCFAAYVPSQKAYIDAMSSWLSKFIAPEVEFYSGGKYSLAPCRTSGPPLLVTCHGWLAWMDTLPENAVTYAMKSFGKDIHALWYQQGKEKQLKRKVDGLAKELDRRAVAFQRAERKILMTKLSEQETEVSVSNRLEYLTEGKILLDMFRKRLDEEKEKHLNSMQETQQITISSFQTGFSSVFESLAEFSKASVKMYADLVTYSANAKTAVGTDSNVSYIDGLFS, encoded by the exons ATGCCATCACCTAATAGGCAATTTGGTTGGGATTTTTTTTATGCTTTTGATGAAGTGAGGCCAGACATGTTTAATGGGTTTGGCCAAAATTTTGATGAGGATTTGAGAGCTGTGAGGGAGAAGGAAGGGATTCCTGACTTGGAAGATGATGGGGATAAAATGATGAGTGGAGATAAAAATGTGAGAAATGGTGATGTGAGTCTTAAGGAAAGTGGAATTGCTAATGCTAGAAGTGAAAATCACAAGAATTTAGAGCAAAAGGAGAGTAAGGGATTGAGAGTGAATGATGGTAGGGAATTGTTGGAAGCATTGAAAGATGTTGAAGATCATTTGTTAAGGTGTTATGATTCTGGTTTGGATATTTCAAGGATGTTAGAGGCCAACAGAGTTCCATTGCAATCTGGTTTAGAGGAAATTAAAG AGAGCTCAAATAAGCTCATCAGATCAATAACGTTTAATCGATCAACATCATCGAGGTCTTCCTCCAGCAAAAGTCTCCTCACATCTACTTCGACTAATTCTTCGGTGTGGACAGATTTCAAGGCTGAGCTATTTGATGACTTTGGTCTGGAAGCAGGCAGCCACTCGTTGACTCTAGGGAGGTTGTACGCTTGGGAGAAGAAGCTCTACGAGGAGGTGAAG ACTGGAGATCAGACAAGAAAAATGTATGAGCGGAAATGCTCTCGCCTGAGACGCGCGGATACCACACGGAATGGATTTCCTTCCCTAGATAAAtctacaattgaaataaaagaatTACAATCCAGGATCTCTGTTGCAATAAGAAGTGTAGAGTCAATCTCTGACAGGATACAGAAATTGAGAGATGAAGAGTTGCAGCCGCAACTCCTTGAGCTGCTCCATGG TCTAATGAGAAACTGGAAGATGATGCTGGAATCACATGAAACACAAAGTCGAATCATGCTTGAAGTGAAATCCTTCAACTGTCCAGCTTATGGAAAGTTCTCGAATGAGTCTCATCGTCTTGCCACTCTTCAGCTTGAGGCAGAAATTGATAATTGGCACATGTGCTTTGCAGCATATGTACCTTCGCAGAAAGCTTATATTGACGCTATGAGCAGTTGGCTTTCTAAGTTCATTGCTCCTGAAGTTGAATTCTACTCAGGTGGAAAGTACTCACTCGCACCTTGTAGAACTAGTGGCCCACCATTATTAGTAACTTGTCATGGCTGGTTGGCTTGGATGGATACCTTGCCAGAAAACGCTGTAACATATGCTATGAAAAGCTTTGGGAAGGACATCCATGCCCTGTGGTATCAACAAGGAAAAGAGAAACAGCTGAAGAGGAAAGTTGACGGCCTAGCCAAAGAACTTGACCGAAGAGCTGTGGCATTTCAAAGAGCAGAGAGAAAGATTCTTATGACCAAGTTATCTGAGCAGGAAACAGAGGTTAGCGTGAGTAATCGCTTAGAGTACTTGACAGAGGGAAAAATTCTATTGGATATGTTCAGGAAGAGGCTAGATGAAGAGAAAGAAAAGCACCTGAACAGCATGCAGGAGACACAACAAATCACTATAAGCAGTTTTCAAACAGGATTTTCGTCAGTGTTCGAGTCGCTAGCCGAGTTTTCTAAAGCATCTGTCAAAATGTATGCTGATCTTGTAACATACAGTGCTAATGCAAAGACAGCTGTGGGAACTGATAGCAACGTATCTTATATAGATGGCTTGTTCTCTTAG
- the LOC126677763 gene encoding probable protein phosphatase 2C 46, protein MLSRLINFLRACWLPSSERHVHTGSDAAGRQEGLLWYKDTGQHVNGEFSMAVVQANNLLEDQSQVESGSLSTLESGPYGTFIGIYDGHGGPETSRYINDHLFQHLKRFTSEHQSMSVDVIKKAFQATEEGFLSLVTKQWPMKPQIAAVGSCCLASIICGGILYIANLGDSRAVLGRLVKATGEVLAIQLSAEHNVSIESVRQEMHSMHPDDPQIVVLKHNVWRVKGLIQISRSIGDVYLKKAEFNRPPLYTKFRLREPFKKPILSSEPSISTHELQPHDEFLIFASDGLWEHLSNQESVDIVQNHPRSGIARRLVKAALQEAAKKREMRYSDLKKIERGVRRHFHDDITVIVVFLDSNLISRASTVKGPYASVRGGGVHLPTKTLAPCNDGN, encoded by the exons ATGTTATCAAGGTTGATAAACTTTTTGAGGGCCTGCTGGCTGCCGTCTTCAGAACGTCATGTCCACACAGGCTCCGATGCAGCAGGCCGGCAAGAAGGGCTTCTTTGGTATAAAGACACTGGGCAACACGTGAATGGTGAATTCTCTATGGCTGTTGTGCAAGCTAATAATTTACTTGAGGACCAAAGCCAAGTGGAGTCTGGCTCGTTAAGCACTCTCGAGTCTGGCCCTTATGGTACCTTCATTGGAATATATGATGGCCATGGAGGTCCAGAGACTTCGCGCTACATTAATGATCACCTTTTTCAGCATCTAAAGA GGTTTACCTCAGAGCATCAATCCATGTCGGTTGATGTGATTAAGAAAGCATTTCAAGCAACTGAAGAGGGATTTCTTTCTCTTGTTACTAAACAGTGGCCCATGAAGCCTCAAATTGCAGCAGTAGGATCATGTTGTCTGGCGAGTATCATCTGTGGGGGTATCCTTTACATTGCTAACCTTGGTGATTCACGTGCCGTCCTTGGTAGGCTTGTCAAAGCAACTGGGGAGGTTCTTGCCATTCAGTTGTCGGCTGAGCACAATGTTAGCATAGAGTCAGTCAGGCAGGAGATGCATTCTATGCACCCAGATGATCCACAAATTGTTGTTTTGAAACATAATGTATGGCGTGTGAAGGGTCTTATACAG ATTTCTAGATCCATCGGTGATGTATATTTAAAGAAGGCTGAATTTAACAGACCACCCTTGTATACAAAGTTCCGCCTTCGCGAACCGTTTAAGAAGCCAATTTTAAGCTCTGAACCATCTATATCTACGCATGAATTGCAGCCTCATGATGAATTTCTCATATTCGCATCTGACGGGCTGTGGGAACACCTTAGCAATCAAGAATCCGTTGATATAGTTCAGAATCACCCACGAAGT GGAATTGCTAGGAGGCTAGTCAAAGCAGCTTTGCAGGAAGCTGCTAAAAAGAGGGAGATGAGATAttcagatttgaaaaaaatagagCGTGGCGTCCGCCGGCATTTCCACGATGATATAACAGTCATAGTTGTATTTCTCGACTCGAATCTTATAAGCAGAGCCAGCACAGTGAAAGGACCTTACGCATCTGTGAGAGGCGGCGGTGTTCACCTACCTACAAAAACCCTAGCTCCTTGCAACGACGGAAACTGA
- the LOC126677349 gene encoding protein ALTERED PHOSPHATE STARVATION RESPONSE 1-like isoform X1, with the protein MGCGLSKQNEEDGVVLLCRERKKLLKLAVEKRYGFADAQFKYNQSLYSVAMALRLFIARHSSPSSPFLITFPSSGDTNVGYNPMFFQQSENETIACQPTHSELETKVKETQEDDDGETEEEGESEDLCEHFYDEGGELEMPSPNRQFGWDFFYAFDEVRPDMFNGFGQNFDEDLRAVREKEGIPDLEDDGDKMMSGDKNVRNGDVSLKESGIANARSENHKNLEQKESKGLRVNDGRELLEALKDVEDHLLRCYDSGLDISRMLEANRVPLQSGLEEIKESSNKLIRSITFNRSTSSRSSSSKSLLTSTSTNSSVWTDFKAELFDDFGLEAGSHSLTLGRLYAWEKKLYEEVKTGDQTRKMYERKCSRLRRADTTRNGFPSLDKSTIEIKELQSRISVAIRSVESISDRIQKLRDEELQPQLLELLHGLMRNWKMMLESHETQSRIMLEVKSFNCPAYGKFSNESHRLATLQLEAEIDNWHMCFAAYVPSQKAYIDAMSSWLSKFIAPEVEFYSGGKYSLAPCRTSGPPLLVTCHGWLAWMDTLPENAVTYAMKSFGKDIHALWYQQGKEKQLKRKVDGLAKELDRRAVAFQRAERKILMTKLSEQETEVSVSNRLEYLTEGKILLDMFRKRLDEEKEKHLNSMQETQQITISSFQTGFSSVFESLAEFSKASVKMYADLVTYSANAKTAVGTDSNVSYIDGLFS; encoded by the exons ATGGGGTGTGGGTTGTCGAAGCAAAATGAGGAAGATGGTGTGGTGTTGTTGTGTAGAGAGAGGAAAAAATTGCTGAAATTAGCTGTGGAGAAAAGGTATGGTTTTGCAGATGCTCAGTTTAAGTATAACCAGTCTCTTTATTCAGTTGCAATGGCTTTGAGATTGTTTATTGCTAGACATTCTTCACCATCTTCTCCTTTTCTTATCACTTTCCCTTCTTCTGGTGATACTAATGTTGGTTATAACCCAATGTTTTTTCAACAATCAGAAAATGAAACCATTGCATGTCAGCCTACTCATTCTGAATTAGAGACCAAAGTGAAAGAAACCCAAGAAGATGATGATGGGGAAACTGAGGAGGAAGGTGAAAGTGAGGATCTTTGTGAGCATTTTTATGATGAGGGTGGTGAACTTGAAATGCCATCACCTAATAGGCAATTTGGTTGGGATTTTTTTTATGCTTTTGATGAAGTGAGGCCAGACATGTTTAATGGGTTTGGCCAAAATTTTGATGAGGATTTGAGAGCTGTGAGGGAGAAGGAAGGGATTCCTGACTTGGAAGATGATGGGGATAAAATGATGAGTGGAGATAAAAATGTGAGAAATGGTGATGTGAGTCTTAAGGAAAGTGGAATTGCTAATGCTAGAAGTGAAAATCACAAGAATTTAGAGCAAAAGGAGAGTAAGGGATTGAGAGTGAATGATGGTAGGGAATTGTTGGAAGCATTGAAAGATGTTGAAGATCATTTGTTAAGGTGTTATGATTCTGGTTTGGATATTTCAAGGATGTTAGAGGCCAACAGAGTTCCATTGCAATCTGGTTTAGAGGAAATTAAAG AGAGCTCAAATAAGCTCATCAGATCAATAACGTTTAATCGATCAACATCATCGAGGTCTTCCTCCAGCAAAAGTCTCCTCACATCTACTTCGACTAATTCTTCGGTGTGGACAGATTTCAAGGCTGAGCTATTTGATGACTTTGGTCTGGAAGCAGGCAGCCACTCGTTGACTCTAGGGAGGTTGTACGCTTGGGAGAAGAAGCTCTACGAGGAGGTGAAG ACTGGAGATCAGACAAGAAAAATGTATGAGCGGAAATGCTCTCGCCTGAGACGCGCGGATACCACACGGAATGGATTTCCTTCCCTAGATAAAtctacaattgaaataaaagaatTACAATCCAGGATCTCTGTTGCAATAAGAAGTGTAGAGTCAATCTCTGACAGGATACAGAAATTGAGAGATGAAGAGTTGCAGCCGCAACTCCTTGAGCTGCTCCATGG TCTAATGAGAAACTGGAAGATGATGCTGGAATCACATGAAACACAAAGTCGAATCATGCTTGAAGTGAAATCCTTCAACTGTCCAGCTTATGGAAAGTTCTCGAATGAGTCTCATCGTCTTGCCACTCTTCAGCTTGAGGCAGAAATTGATAATTGGCACATGTGCTTTGCAGCATATGTACCTTCGCAGAAAGCTTATATTGACGCTATGAGCAGTTGGCTTTCTAAGTTCATTGCTCCTGAAGTTGAATTCTACTCAGGTGGAAAGTACTCACTCGCACCTTGTAGAACTAGTGGCCCACCATTATTAGTAACTTGTCATGGCTGGTTGGCTTGGATGGATACCTTGCCAGAAAACGCTGTAACATATGCTATGAAAAGCTTTGGGAAGGACATCCATGCCCTGTGGTATCAACAAGGAAAAGAGAAACAGCTGAAGAGGAAAGTTGACGGCCTAGCCAAAGAACTTGACCGAAGAGCTGTGGCATTTCAAAGAGCAGAGAGAAAGATTCTTATGACCAAGTTATCTGAGCAGGAAACAGAGGTTAGCGTGAGTAATCGCTTAGAGTACTTGACAGAGGGAAAAATTCTATTGGATATGTTCAGGAAGAGGCTAGATGAAGAGAAAGAAAAGCACCTGAACAGCATGCAGGAGACACAACAAATCACTATAAGCAGTTTTCAAACAGGATTTTCGTCAGTGTTCGAGTCGCTAGCCGAGTTTTCTAAAGCATCTGTCAAAATGTATGCTGATCTTGTAACATACAGTGCTAATGCAAAGACAGCTGTGGGAACTGATAGCAACGTATCTTATATAGATGGCTTGTTCTCTTAG